DNA from Garra rufa chromosome 5, GarRuf1.0, whole genome shotgun sequence:
AACTCATTTCAAACTGAGCAATTTTAACAGCCCCACACATTTTAAGTCATTATCTCAATGACAGTGAAAAGAACAATACTCTTTGTCTGGGACAACAAAAACTATGAAATGTGATGTCTGTCTACTTTGACATGAACTCAAAAAAATGTTTGGGCCTTTCACATATAATGTCCTATGTCAATTGTTGTCCTTCATCCATTGTTCAATCCACTGAACAATTTGCTCCAGATTACTCTCCAGGTCCTCAGGAGTGTTACTGGGGAGCTGGTGGACTATCTCCTCCTTGTAGGCTTCCATGGCTTCCTCATAGATAGTCTGGAAAATCTCACACTGCACATTGTCCTGCAGCTTCTTTGCTGTGTATCCCCTGAATATAAAAGATTTATAATTAACTCAGTGCAATAGGTAGCATACAGCCACACAGTATGTAAATAATGCTGAACTGCACATTAGGCCCTTAATCACTAATACTGATGATTTCCTGAAATGTTCACTCTTTTGCTCATCCCAAAACTAttttaaagttcacttccagaatgaaaatgttctggtaatttactcacccccatgccatccaagatgttcatgtctttctttgttcagtcgcaaagaaataaaatttttttgaggaaaacattcctggaattttctccatataatagacttcagTGGTGAccaatgggttgaaagtccaaattgcagttttaatgcaacttcaaagggctctacacgatcccagatgaggaataagggtcttatctagcaaaacaatcagtcatttttattaaaaaacaaaaaacaaaaatgtatttactttttaaccacaaatgctcgtcttgcactagctcagcgATATATGCCTCcgtcttcacgcattacataatcatgctggaaaattAATGCGTGGTTAGtccttcgtctgtgtacttcagttaaaaaaggtagggttgggttcctccaacttcaaaatcatccgatgttttaccttttttgtaaagggtgcttGACTTTCTTTACAtgttctctttgtaaacactgggtctgtacttccaACTATGTCAAGCATGCGTGATTACGTTAtgcgtgaggtcgagctagtcCAAAACGagtatttgtgattaaaaagtatatacattttaatttttcttagaaaatgaacaatcattttgctagttaagacccttattcctaggctggtatcgtgtagagccttttgaagctgcattgaaactgcaattgggATGTTTCCTCaattttcttttcgactgaagaaaaaagacattaacatcttggacgACGTGGggttggattaaaaaaaaacaaaaaaaaacatgaaattttcattctggaagtgaacttctcctttaaagacaGTCATGCAGTCAAAAATGCccaaactgaaatatcacatatgCATTTAACAATACTGTTAATGGTTATGAACACAAACCTGCTTTCAAGACGATTGTAGAGATTGGTGTTGTCTGTGCGAAGGACAAAAACAATGTGAAACCAGCGTTCAGGAAAGAAATCACAGCCATGGTAATCAATAATGACGCCTCCATCTCCCATTTTGTCCTCCAGCTCATCCACAAcctaaaacaattaaaatgttaaaacattttgttttattatgttcAGCCTGTTGGATTTGCTTTTGACTGGTGATTAACAGTGTTTCAATAACCTGCCGAATACAATTTCCCTATCTAATAAAAcactataaaaatgtattttgcacTGTAAAACTTCTGTGACTATACATCATCCAAAAGGAGGgacaatagagtgttttcacatcAGGTCATtaattggcggcactgaatgtaaacaatgccactgaaacttgcatattttgcagattattgctgctgaaatggtcaattattgttatgGTTTGAGCTGTACCAATCGGTCGGACAGTAAAAAACATTAGGAGTACtctagactgccaaaagttgaaccaggatttccagggcaagaatcttgccaacattcatgttagttcatgtaggtgaaatattaggctaatatcctaattaatactgctcgcaCACATCTTCGCCACCTAtttactttagtttgtcaaaatattgtgccgttttctgcttactaagtccttctcaatatgatttagcagctttcacacatttgttctatggtttagacagcataaattagcagaacatatTTAGTAGTACAATAACCGTGCAGTCCAtgctgtttacatccaagtatctccaatatggccgtgtatccgggtaactgaccaatccgtgacgcaagtgcaaaccctctaagTAAAAAAAATGGCAGTTAGATCCATTACAATAGAACATACCCTGTCCTCATCCAATATAGGGCACTGGTATTCTTCATCAAATCCTTCGAACAACTGACCTGAGGAGACAACAAAAAaattttaaactaataaaaaaaaaaaaaacttatttcaaagaACAATAACTTACCCTCTTGTGCCAAATCACCAACATTCACATAGGTTAGCCCTGTTCTCTGAGCCAGCTCTTTGCCTAGAGTGGTCTTTCCTACACCAGGGGTTCCTGTCAGTTCATGAAGAAGCAAATAAATGTTTAGCAATcatgaaaaaaatacattattattacttCAACTATTTTGATCATTGCTATACCTAACTAAATACATTCCAACTACATTTGTATGACAAGAAGAAACCTAATAAATAGCAGATTATTTGAAAATCACACAACTCGCAGTGTCAAGACATCCTACCTGTAAGAAGGATGTTTGGTCTCTTCATGATTCTCATTGCAAGATATACACGCGGAAAAATGATATTAATATCACAACTTGTTTTACACAAATCTCAGCTGGATACTCAGTATCAATAAGCATACAAAACATATAATATGTAAATAATCCGTTGGTTATATCCTTTTATGTGGTTGTCACAGAATAGATCAACATAAAAACGTGTTCAAAATTATGTCGTGTGGTTGATGACGCCATCAGCATGCGCCAGCAGAGGGGCGGTTCGCTACAGCTTTAAAGGGGTAGTTAGCACAATCTTGTTACTTGCGGCCACAAAAGTCGGCATTGTTGTTCTACAAAAATCATCTGTAGAAATGACCTGGGTGAGTTTAAACTGTACTGCCCTAACGGTGTGCTAGCCACTGTTTTGTTGATTCGGCCTGATAACTTCACAATGACTGCTAGCATTCGTTATGTCGCGCTAACGGTCAGAAGCGAACTGGCTGACTAATAAACTTAGCCAATATGTccgatatttattttattaaataaggGGATTACTGGTATGTGAGttattctaaaacatgttttttatAGAAAAGTTTTCTCTGGTGCAGTAATGCATGCAGTAGTTTCGGTGCAGATTACAGATTAACAGATTACTTTCTGTTTGCTTCACTTGTGATTATATATAGACTAATTTACTACTGTCTTTCGTAAAAGGTGAATCCAATCTCTGCCGTTATATATTATGCAAATGATTTGGTTTTCATCCCAGCTCAGTTTTGCATGGAGTAACTGAATGGGACGTCAGAATTGATGATGTCAAAGCTGTCTCTGGGAGGAAAGCAGTCCTCTGGAAAAGTATGTAACatctatgaaaatactttttataattttttttttcatatcaaaaaCACTTTTGTCCTGAATAGATGTGGGTGCTCTGAATCTACAGATGCTTATGTGTATTATATGTGTTCTGCTTGTGTTTCCTGTTAAGATAAACAGCTGGGTGCAACCATCATTTGGTGAACTTTTAGGAGGAGTGAATAGGTCCCTGAAAAAGGGGCCACTCTCAGGGGAAAGCAAAACTAGCCGGTGGCCTGGGGACCAAGCAGAGAAAAAATCCAGAAAGAGGAAAGTAGATCCTCATGTGTCCAGCAACCAGAATAGTGCGTCAAGTGGCGCATATAAACCAGACCAGGATGAGCCCTGGGTGGATATGTATGCTCCCCAATCACAGGTAAAGAAATGATGTGGCTGAGGGGTGTTTAGTACAGTTTTTGGAAAATTTACCTTTATGCAGTTGGTAGTTCCAATGCCTCTCTACCACATCTAAGTGTGTGACTGAAGCAAAGCTTCCTTTAATATGACTATTTCAAGAGTGTtttaataaatttgatataaagaAAATGCAGTAAATTAGATTACTTTGAGATTGTGGCCCTAAGAACAAATTTGTGTATTACTTAACATTTCCATATTGCTTTTGTCTCAGTCTACAAgcattgatgttttttttttctttctgacagGCTGAATTGGCAGTCCACAAAAAGAAAGTTGAAGAAGTTGAAAGCTGGTTGAGAGTTCATTTGGACAAATCAAAAAAGGTCTGGCAAGTATGACATGTATGTTGGGTGATGTACAGTGGTGACCAaaagtattagaacactagtgttttcaccgactaaaaatggttttaagtcagttatttttatcttttgctgtagtgtgtcagtaggaaatatcagttcacatgtccaaacattaattttgccaataattgtaataatcaagtgagatttttgtttgcacaaggagtctgacaacagccagtgctccacacagagatctgatctcatcatcatcatccagtctgtctgggatgtcatgaagaaacagaacaagctgagacagactaaatccaacaagaattgtgactattttctTTAGCAATTAACTTTTATCAACTAAATTAGATCAACATTTGGCGTGACCATCCTTGCGTTTAAAGGTAGCTTTGCCAGTAGGTATTTTGAAGCAttttggagatgttgccacagttcttttggatttagtctgtctcagtttgttctgtttcttcatgtcattccaggactggatgatgagatcagatctctgtgtggagcactgactgTTGTCAATCTCcgtgtgcaaacaaaaatctcactggattattacaattaatagcaaaattaatgtttggaaatgtaaactgatatttcctactgacacactacagcaaaagataaaaataactgacttaagccatttttagctggtaaaaatactagtgttttaataattttagccaccactgtatgtttatttaattattcatttggAAAATGTTTCATACTTTGTGTTGTATTTGTGGCTGTCTCCACAGGGTGGCGCCATTCTGTTGCTCACTGGCCCCTCAGGATGTGGGAAAACAGCAACTGTTCAAGTCCTTGCCAAGGATTTGGGTTTTCAGATCCAAGAGTGGTCAAATCCCTCCACCACCTCTCAGTACAAAACGGAGGATTTGTTCACACAAAGCTTTGATCCAGGTCAGGAGTCTTTTTCTAAGTCATTGTGACTGATGTTCATGTAGTGACACCGTGCATAATATCTAATGAATGATGATTATGCAGCACCCCTGTTTTTTACCACATATCAGAATCATATGGATGAAGCTCTATCTTAGTCTCATTGTAAGTTATGAAATGTTTTTGTTAGCTTGTTCATCTGACTTTTGTATTCACAGGTTCAAGGTTTAACAGTTTCCATGGCAGCTCACAAACAGGGTTATTCCAAGAGTTCCTGCTAAGAGCCAACAAATACAACCGTCTACAAATGACCGGAGAGAAAGTGGCTGAAGACAGGAAAATAATTCTTATAGAGGTGCTGCACAGAACTGCTCTTCAAAAATGTCacgatgatgttgaaaacagatttatttttgttgttgcataaatctgaaataaattgTACAAAAGAGAAAGGGTTGGGCAAGTAAAAAAGCAATTGATGAAAAAGATGATGAGAGGAGAAATTGAACATGATGTTAAATTAAAATTGAGAAGCTAAGTGACACTTtcctattgtttttatttttatctcaGGAATTTCCAAACCAATTCTATAGGCAACCAGGGAGCTTGCACGATATACTCAGGTGAGCACTAGTAATATAATTTGAAGTGTTGTTAAGAATTAGTTGTCACTGATATCTTGCATACCATTGTCCTTATTTTCACTTGTTCATTTGTTGCTTGTTCATTTAGGCAATATATTAAGACTGGCCGGTGCCCACTGGTAATGATTGTGTCCGATAGTCTCAGCGGGGACAAGAACTCTAGACTTCTCTTTAAGGATGTTCTTCATGAACTTGAAATTCACACCATTAGgtacaaattttatttttcagaaattgtTAAAATATCCAAACCCAGGGTTGTTAAAGCTAAAGCATCTCTGTTTCAGTTTTAACCCTGTGGCCCCCACCAGTATGATGAAGGTCCTAAGCCGCATTGTAACCACTGAGGCAGGAAAGGTAGGTTGTGTGGtttgtttttctatgcattctgaGCAGatagtttaactctgagttccaTAATACTTTACTCAGAATATGTGTATCTTTGAATGCTCTTTGCAGAGTTCTGGCAGGATCTCTGTTCCTGATAAAGGTGCGCTAGATCTTCTCTGCTCAGGAAGTTCAGGAGATATTCGCAGTGCCATCAACAGCTTGCAGTTTTCTTCATTTACTGGTGAGAATATAattaatgaaaacatttatatAGTATGTCTTTTCTGGTATTctattgttctttaaaatatgtataCTGCCAGTCAGGAGTTTTTTGAACGgaagatttgtaaaaaaaatttttttttttttttttttttaagaattctcttctactcactaaacctgcatttatttgatccaaaatacaacaaaagcagtaatatttttactatttaaaataactgctttctatttgaatatattttaaaatgtgattatttctgtgattaaagctacattctcagcatcattactccagccctcagtgtcacatggtctttCAGAAAGCACTCTAATATGCgtatttgttgttcaagaaaaatttattattattattaaaaatatgtaaaacagttgagtatataaGTTTctattttatgaatagaaagattcaaagatcagcatttatctgaaatatattgtaatattatacaccataccattcaaaatattttatgataaaaacatttatagcgttacaaagatttctatttcagataaatgctgttcttctgaactttcagatctttaatcaaagaaaaaattctactcagttattatgttttaaacataataatgaatgttgttttgttttttaaagcagcaaatcagtgtattagaatgatttctgaaggatcatgtgactggagttatgatgaattcagccttgaaatcacaggaataaattacatttttttaattatccaaatataaaacagttattttaaatagtaaaattatttcagaatttttgtgtttttgctgtactttggatcaaataaatgcaggcttggtgagcatctttaaaaaaacattgaaaatcttactgtttaaaaacttttgactggtagtgtatgtaaactGTAATTATGCAATCTTTCTTTTCAATTCTCAGACAGTTGTCTGGAAAGAAAACTCTGGGCTTCCAAGAAGGGCAAATCTGCAGCAAAACCTGCCGTAAGGGCAAAGGGGAGAAGCAAGTCTTCAAAATCAACAGACATGCAGGATGAAAGCCCAGCTATTGGAGGAAAAGATGCTTCACTTTTCCTATTCAGAGCTTTAGGGAAAATCCTCTACTGCAA
Protein-coding regions in this window:
- the ak6 gene encoding adenylate kinase isoenzyme 6; translation: MRIMKRPNILLTGTPGVGKTTLGKELAQRTGLTYVNVGDLAQEGQLFEGFDEEYQCPILDEDRVVDELEDKMGDGGVIIDYHGCDFFPERWFHIVFVLRTDNTNLYNRLESRGYTAKKLQDNVQCEIFQTIYEEAMEAYKEEIVHQLPSNTPEDLESNLEQIVQWIEQWMKDNN
- the rad17 gene encoding cell cycle checkpoint protein RAD17 → MMSKLSLGGKQSSGKINSWVQPSFGELLGGVNRSLKKGPLSGESKTSRWPGDQAEKKSRKRKVDPHVSSNQNSASSGAYKPDQDEPWVDMYAPQSQAELAVHKKKVEEVESWLRVHLDKSKKGGAILLLTGPSGCGKTATVQVLAKDLGFQIQEWSNPSTTSQYKTEDLFTQSFDPGSRFNSFHGSSQTGLFQEFLLRANKYNRLQMTGEKVAEDRKIILIEEFPNQFYRQPGSLHDILRQYIKTGRCPLVMIVSDSLSGDKNSRLLFKDVLHELEIHTISFNPVAPTSMMKVLSRIVTTEAGKSSGRISVPDKGALDLLCSGSSGDIRSAINSLQFSSFTDSCLERKLWASKKGKSAAKPAVRAKGRSKSSKSTDMQDESPAIGGKDASLFLFRALGKILYCKRESYESSQAPKLPPHLTDHQRDKLLVDPELVIERSHMSGEFFNLYLHQNYPDFYSNVEDIARASEYLSDADFLTAEWSSRSTMLEYGSSVATRGLMHSNSSRAQASSQSTAGFRPLHKPHWLHINKMYRENYLTAQSLFLSFCLTPVSLLTELVPYLAKLTNPMRNQAQIAFIQNIGHLSQKRVPGRLRLEALNDKDPGILDADSENEDSSAAQSVDPESTPANATTEPNLPNSQDSSGELSASQPQPTSTEALLDEEDLLIEEYDSD